A genomic region of Homalodisca vitripennis isolate AUS2020 chromosome 5, UT_GWSS_2.1, whole genome shotgun sequence contains the following coding sequences:
- the LOC124361771 gene encoding transcription factor A, mitochondrial, whose translation MIFAKMQGNFVLKLGFSPSHIQLSLRQRLLPLCAQQTCAAHKQSFYDKLNVPPKPKKPMSPFLMFMAQIRPTLNKEYPEKKITELVKIGSERWANVDSKLRDQLTQQYKEEIINYNKLKTEYESKLSPEDKEKIKRAELHSLDLKEQRKTKQKSKELGKPKRPMTAFMKYLTSRVSERNKYTEHKEWVRSVSQEWKTLNPQIKAKLETETKQDFESWNHELKKWEEKMIKEGNVDVVRSSSLPPLSKTKLKQ comes from the exons ATGATTTTTGCAAAAATGCAAGGAAACTTTGTGTTAAAATTGGGATTTTCTCCCAGTCATATTCAGTTATCACTGCGCCAGAG GTTGTTGCCACTGTGTGCTCAACAGACATGTGCTGCCCACAAACAAAGTTTTTATGACAAGCTTAATGTGCCACCCAAACCAAAAAAACCAATGTctccatttttaatgtttatggcACAAATTAGGCCAACGCTTAATAAAGAGTATCCCGAAAAGAAAATCACAg aattggtCAAAATAGGATCAGAAAGATGGGCAAACGTTGATTCAAAGCTTAGAGATCAATTAACTCAACAGTACAaagaagaaattataaattacaataaattaaaaactgaatatgAAAGCAAATTGTCACCAGAAGACaaagagaaaattaaaagagCAGAGCTTCACAGTTTGGATTTAAAAGagcaaagaaaaacaaaacag aAATCCAAAGAACTGGGGAAACCAAAGAGACCAATGACAGCATTTATGAAGTATTTAACAAGTAGAGTTAGTGAGAGAAATAAGTATACTGAACACAAA GAATGGGTAAGAAGTGTATCACAAGAATGGAAAACCCTCAATCCACAAATTAAAGCCAAATTAGAGACCGAAACAAAACAAGACTTTGAAAGTTGGAATCATGAATTAAAAAAGTGGGAGGAGAAGATGATCAAAGAAGGAAATGTAGATGTTGTTCGAAGTAGTTCTTTGCCTCCGTTATCCAAGACGAAGTTAAAACAATAG